Within the Catalinimonas niigatensis genome, the region GGGTTGGCCAAACCTAATGTATACGATAGCACATGGACCAACATCAAAGCCATGTTTCGCCGGTACCTCAGTAGGGAAATCCCTTTTGTTAATCTACAGGCTAATTTTCAGGGAGAAGAAGAGACTATCAGAACAGATGATGAAGGATACTTCCATTTGCATATGCCCTATCAAGAGCCCCTTCCGGCGGATCAACTATGGCATCATGTACACTTTGAACTTCAGGATGAACTGATACCTGACCAGCCAGAGATCAGTGGGATAGGAGAGGTGATGATTCCTGATGTGAAATCTCATTTCGGCATTATCTCAGATATTGACGATACGGTATTGATATCCAAAACGACCAATCGCATTGAAATCATTCGTATGGCAATGGTGCATAATGCCACCACTCGCCTGCCTTTTCATGGGGTGTCAGCTTTCTACAATGCATTGCAAAGAGGGAGTGATGGAGAACGGCATAATCCTATTTTCTACGTCTCCAGCAGTCCCTGGAATATGTATGATTTACTGGAGGAATTTTTTAGACTGAATGATATTCCCAAGGGACCAATACTGCTCCGGGATATTGGGATCAGTGAAACTAAATTTCTCAAAGAAAAACATGCCAGCCATAAGTTAGAGAAGATCAGAAGCATACTCTCATTCTACCCTGACTTGCCTTTCATTTTGATAGGAGACAGTGGGCAGCATGATCCTGAAATTTATCAGGAAGTAGTCGATGCCTATCCCGGTAGGATTTTATCTATCTATATACGGGATGTTACTAAGCCTGAACGACGGGAAGAAGTGAAAAAAATTGCAGAAGAACTGGCGAAAAAGAAAGTAGACCTGATTATCAAGGAAGATACAGCGAAAGCTGCTACCCACGCTGAAAAAAGGAATTTTATTCAGCAAGGCAGCAGTGCTAAAATCATCAAAGGGATGAAAAAAGATGAGAAACTGCTTTAAGCTTATTTCAAAGGCTCTTTTTGTGCAGCCAGCCTGTCTTTAACAAATTCCAGACTGGTCTTACCGTGAGGTACGGGTTTCCCGTTTTCATCCAGGTTGACCATGACGATCTTATCAATGGAAAGGATTTCCTCATGGGTCATTTTATTACGTACTACACAACGAAGCGTAATAGAAGTGCTGCCAAAAGAAACCGGCTCTATGCCAATCTCTATAATATCTCCGGTGATGGCCGAACTGATAAAGTTAATCTCAGAGATATATTTGGTGACTACCTTCTGATTTTCCAGTTGAATGATCGTATATAGTGCAGCTTCTTCATCAATCCATTGGAGTAAGCGTCCTCCGAAAAGGGTTTTGTTAGGGTTCAAATCTTCTGGTTTGACCCATTTTCTGGTATGAAAATTCATTGCTTTTAATTAAATGATTAATAAGGTTCAATGATTTTACGAAAATCAAACAACTGTCGTTTCCCTATTTTGCATCTATTAAACGGTGACATGCTTCCTTCCACAAAGGCGGTTCAATTACTCATTAAAAAATTTTGTAGAAAGAACTTTCTCATTTTGATAAAGTAGCTCCTGTTTATAGAGATGACGCTTGAGCGTATCATAACATTGGATTGATTGTAACTCATGGAATAATTTTAATGTATAAGTTTACGGGGACTTCATTTGTGTAACTCCCTTTTTTAAT harbors:
- a CDS encoding App1 family protein — its product is MVRKKFLLKKIVQAEGHVDRWRLNRRIRKGRMGKIIIFPYRGYGNEKEVTIMGRVMEDKGLAKPNVYDSTWTNIKAMFRRYLSREIPFVNLQANFQGEEETIRTDDEGYFHLHMPYQEPLPADQLWHHVHFELQDELIPDQPEISGIGEVMIPDVKSHFGIISDIDDTVLISKTTNRIEIIRMAMVHNATTRLPFHGVSAFYNALQRGSDGERHNPIFYVSSSPWNMYDLLEEFFRLNDIPKGPILLRDIGISETKFLKEKHASHKLEKIRSILSFYPDLPFILIGDSGQHDPEIYQEVVDAYPGRILSIYIRDVTKPERREEVKKIAEELAKKKVDLIIKEDTAKAATHAEKRNFIQQGSSAKIIKGMKKDEKLL
- a CDS encoding acyl-CoA thioesterase — its product is MNFHTRKWVKPEDLNPNKTLFGGRLLQWIDEEAALYTIIQLENQKVVTKYISEINFISSAITGDIIEIGIEPVSFGSTSITLRCVVRNKMTHEEILSIDKIVMVNLDENGKPVPHGKTSLEFVKDRLAAQKEPLK